From a single Zeugodacus cucurbitae isolate PBARC_wt_2022May chromosome Y, idZeuCucr1.2, whole genome shotgun sequence genomic region:
- the LOC128923566 gene encoding jerky protein homolog-like, with translation MLPDRTYVSQTEKTAPGRKAEKARITFLAYTNVTGQHKVKPLIIGHDRKPRSFKAYDIPVDYRNSKNAWMTANIFREWFHHCFVPQVHKYLLQKGLPAKAILLLDYAPCHPPEDELKTADGTIFVIYLPPYVTPLIQPMDQNVIRLTKLYYQKHLLLLAVGKDDITQFLKHLTLKDAVSFLMLAWNQLQANVIVKCWKPLLECLNTTEANESEDEYDDIPLSLLRQKILQEKLKEVHDIQGLLQVVLPEVILFTLLTSTF, from the exons ATGCTTCCTGATAGAACGTATGTCAGTCAAACAGAAAAAACAGCTCCGGGAAGAAAAGCAGAAAAGGCCAGAATTACTTTTcttgcatatacaaatgtaactGGTCAGCATAAAGTCAAACCGTTAATAATTGGGCATGACAGGAAGCCGCGCTCTTTTAAGGCTTATGACATCCCTGTAGACTATCGGAACTCTAAGAATGCATGGATGACTGCCAACATTTTCAGAGAATGGTTTCACCATTGCTTCGTCCCTCAG GTTCATAAGTATTTACTACAGAAAGGATTACCAGCCAAAGCTATCCTTTTGCTTGATTACGCCCCTTGCCATCCTCCAGAAGATGAACTTAAAACTGCTGATGGAACCATATTCGTGATTTATTTGCCTCCATATGTAACGCCTTTAATTCAGCCTATGGATCAAAATGTAATTCGCTTAACTAAGCTGTATTACCAAAAGCATCTCCTGCTTTTAGCTGTAGGAAAGGATGACATCacacaatttttaaaacatttaacttTAAAGGATGCTGTATCATTTTTAATGCTTGCTTGGAATCAGCTGCAGGCAAATGTAATAGTAAAATGTTGGAAGCCTTTATTAGAATGCTTAAATACTACAGAAGCAAATGAAAGCGAGGATGAATACGATGATATTCCTTTGAGCTTACTTCGTCAAAAAATATTGCAGGAAAAATTGAAAGAAGTTCATGATATACAGGGTCTGCTGCAAGTTGTATTACCGGAGGTAATTTTATTCACCCTCTTGACAAGCaccttttaa